The Ooceraea biroi isolate clonal line C1 chromosome 11, Obir_v5.4, whole genome shotgun sequence genome includes a region encoding these proteins:
- the LOC105275247 gene encoding uncharacterized protein LOC105275247 has protein sequence MQILSLNFLLYTIGGVWRPIEWSSTRSKLLYNLVTFYMICSLPLLLVTELLNILFVDNIDDCIITLMMFLSIFTCTFKMFVVVIHRDKIINILETLQEKPCKACTEDEMDIQLKFDRLIRSHSISYLVLSLLSVLGSMIGAILETLEGTLPYKAWVPYDYSSLLSLWLTSLLENISVGLGLFISVATETSVMGFCLQMCAQFEILKHRLQRMVNPTEEIPEHFQAHMPKKTSRLSEHICHHLVIIRNVRMVNDIFSVVIFAQFFASMLILCTSLYFVYSHTIADAAPLIIYALCMFVQIFVYCWAGNEVILKSTGLSEGVYEMDWTLMTINERRDLLMIMKRSMRSVKLTSSFLVTLSLESYGNLLKTSYSAFSVLQQFLLFIIVKMQLLSLNFLMQTIAGIWRPTEWRSSGAKLLYNVFTIFILFLIYFLMLSQFMDSVLVVDNIDDFATNSLMFVSMIAVCCKATVIVVRRNAIINLVEVLLKEPYKPRDADEVAIQTKFDEFIRSWSRKYLILATSSVTSVTIGSLLNVMHGYLPYKVWLPYDSSTSPTFWITSIQQIITVIFATIINVGTETLVFGFILQTCAQIEIFQNRLEKLVIYKTTKYAEHSFASSNKKKATISEYVCHHLSIYNYAKTLNSIFNPIFFVQFCGSIIVLCTSVYYIAGHITDSESATLLVFTICMFVQIYVYCWSGNEVMLKSVKVADIIYHLDWPLLSVSEKKDLLIIMIRSRIPIQFTSSFLITLSHQSYSNLLKTSYSAFNLLQQS, from the exons ATGCAGATACTCTCTTTGAATTTCTTGCTATATACCATTGGTGGTGTATGGCGACCAATCGAGTGGTCTTCAACTCGTTCCAAGTTGTTGTATAACTTGGTTACCTTCTACATGATATGCTCGTTACCGTTACTGCTTGTAACTGAACTGCTGAATATCCTTTTCGTTGACAATATAGACGACTGTATTATTACCCTCATGatgtttctttcaattttcacTTGTACATTCAAAATGTTTGTAGTTGTTATTCatcgtgataaaataattaatatactcGAAACACTGCAAGAAAAACCATGCAAAGCTTGCACCGAAGATGAGATGGATATCCAACTAAAATTCGATCGTTTAATCAG GTCACATTCCATAAGCTATCTGGTGTTATCATTGCTTTCTGTACTCGGCAGTATGATAGGTGCGATACTTGAGACTTTAGAAGGCACATTACCCTACAAAGCGTGGGTACCTTACGATTACAGTTCGTTGTTGTCACTCTGGCTTACATCTCTTCTAGAGAACATTAGTGTAGGTTTGGGCCTATTTATAAGTGTCGCTACGGAAACCTCAGTTATGGGATTTTGCTTACAAATGTGCGCACAATTTGAAATTCTTAAACATCGTCTTCAAAGAATGGTGAATCCTACAGAAGAAATTCCCGAACATTTCCAGGCTCATATGCCAAAGAAAACGAGCAGATTGTCAGAACACATTTGTCACCACCTGGTCATAATCAG AAATGTCAGAATGGTCAACGACATATTCAGCGTAGTGATCTTTGCCCAGTTTTTCGCCAGCATGTTAATATTGTGTACAAGTTTGTACTTCGTATATTCTCATACAATCGCAGACGCAGCTCCATTAATAATCTACGCATTGTGCATGTTTGTgcaaatttttgtttattgctGGGCCGGGAACGAAGTTATACTTAAG AGTACAGGATTGAGTGAAGGTGTATATGAAATGGATTGGACATTAATGACAATTAATGAACGAAGAGATTTACTGATGATTATGAAGCGTAGCATGAGATCCGTTAAACTTACAAGTAGCTTCTTAGTGACCTTGTCTTTGGAATCTTATGGTAAT ctTCTGAAGACATCTTACTCTGCATTTAGTGTTTTGCaacaatttt tattatttataattgtaaagaTGCAATTACTCtcgttaaattttttaatgcaaaccATTGCTGGTATATGGCGACCTACCGAGTGGCGCTCAAGTGGTGCTAAGCTGCTGTATAATGTCTTCaccattttcatattattcttGATTTACTTTCTGATGTTATCTCAATTCATGGACAGTGTTCTTGTTGTCGATAATATTGATGATTTTGCTACGAATTCGTTAATGTTTGTGAGCATGATTGCTGTTTGTTGTAAAGCTACTGTCATTGTAGTACGTCGAAATGCAATCATTAATTTAGTAGAAGTATTGTTAAAGGAGCCATACAAACCTCGAGACGCAGATGAAGTGGCAATACAAACAAAATTCGATGAGTTTATTAG GTCATGGTCAAGAAAGTATCTGATTTTGGCAACGAGCTCTGTTACAAGCGTAACAATAGGATCATTGCTAAATGTTATGCATGGTTATTTACCTTACAAAGTATGGCTACCATATGACTCTAGTACATCTCCCACATTTTGGATTACATCTATACAGCAGATAATAACTGTCATTTTTGCAACTATTATAAATGTTGGAACCGAAACTCTAGTCTTTGGATTTATTTTGCAGACTTGTGCTCAGAttgaaatttttcagaatcgtcTTGAAAAATTAGTGATTTATAAAACAACTAAATATGCGGAACATTCATTTGCCTcatcgaataaaaaaaaagctaCAATTTCAGAATATGTATGTCATCACCTCAGTATTTACAA CTACGCTAAAACGTTAAATAGTATTTTCAATCCGATATTCTTTGTACAATTTTGTGGCAGTATAATAGTATTATGTACAAGTGTATATTATATAGCTGGCCATATTACGGATTCTGAAAGTGCCACTTTGCTGGTATTCACTATTTGTATGtttgtacaaatatatgtGTATTGTTGGTCTGGAAACGAAGTCATGCTCAAG AGCGTGAAAGTAGCGGATATCATATATCACTTGGACTGGCCTTTATTGTCAGTGAGTGAAAAGAAagatttgttaataattatgatacgCAGCAGAATTCCTATACAATTTACAAGCAGTTTCTTGATAACTTTGTCTCATCAATCCTACAGCAAC CTCCTGAAAACATCATACTcggcatttaatttattacaacagTCGTGA
- the LOC105275245 gene encoding odorant receptor 13a isoform X2, producing MQILSLNFLMYTVGGIWRPIKWCSSGLKVLYNIFTILVLLSLYFLVLTQFLDIVLIVDNIDDFTTNSLMLLTIVAVCCKATLVVVRRNAIINLVRMLLKDPYKLRDADEMAIQRKFDTFIRSYSIKYSLLCTTSLTGVTIGSVLNIIQGYLPYRVWLPYDSNIATMFWITSMQQIISLIFATVINVGTETLISGFILQTCAQIEIFQNRLHKLMINQTTAYMKQSLASSCKGTSIFSEYIRHHLKIYDSIIVLCTSVYYLSQHITESGSATFIVYTIGMFVQIYIYCWSGNEAILKSTSVGDVIYQLDWHLLSVSEKKDLLMIMIRTTIPIKFTSSFLITLSHESYSNILKTSYSAFNLLQRS from the exons aTGCAAATACTTTCgctgaattttttaatgtacacCGTCGGTGGCATATGGCGACCTATCAAATGGTGCTCAAGTGGGCTTAAGGTgctttataacatatttactattcttgtattattatcattatactTTTTGGTGTTAACTCAATTTCTGGATATCGTTCTAATTGTTGACAATATCGATGATTTCACTACTAATTCCCTAATGCTTTTGACTATTGTTGCTGTATGTTGTAAAGCGACTCTTGTCGTGGTACGGCGGAACGCAATCATCAATTTGGTGCGAATGTTGTTGAAAGATCCATACAAACTTCGAGATGCAGATGAAATGGCAATTCAACGAAAATTTGACACGTTTATCAG atcatattcaataaaatactCTCTGTTATGTACGACTTCACTCACGGGCGTAACAATTGGAtcagtattaaatattatccaGGGTTATTTACCCTACAGAGTATGGCTGCCATACGATTCTAATATAGCTACGATGTTCTGGATTACATCTATGCAacaaataatatctttaatttttgcgACTGTCATAAATGTTGGAACAGAAACATTAATTTCtggatttattttacaaacgtGTGCGCAgattgaaatttttcaaaatcgtctccataaattaatgattaatcaGACAACTGCATATATGAAACAATCACTTGCTTCATCATGTAAAGGAACATCTATATTTTCGGAGTACATACGTCATCATTTGAAAATTTACGA CAGTATAATAGTATTGTGTACAAGTGTATATTATTTGTCGCAACATATTACAGAGTCCGGAAGTGCGACTTTTATAGTATACACTATCGGtatgtttgttcaaatatacatatattgttgGTCAGGAAATGAAGCAATACTTAAG AGTACGAGCGTAGGAGATGTGATATATCAATTGGACTGGCATCTACTCTCAGTCAGcgaaaagaaagatttattgATGATTATGATACGTACCACAATTCCTATAAAATTTACCAGCAGTTTCTTGATAACTTTATCTCATGAATCCTATAGTAAC ATCCTAAAAACTTCATATTCAGCATTTAACTTATTACAACGGTCCTGA
- the LOC105275245 gene encoding odorant receptor 13a isoform X1 has translation MQILSLNFLMYTVGGIWRPIKWCSSGLKVLYNIFTILVLLSLYFLVLTQFLDIVLIVDNIDDFTTNSLMLLTIVAVCCKATLVVVRRNAIINLVRMLLKDPYKLRDADEMAIQRKFDTFIRSYSIKYSLLCTTSLTGVTIGSVLNIIQGYLPYRVWLPYDSNIATMFWITSMQQIISLIFATVINVGTETLISGFILQTCAQIEIFQNRLHKLMINQTTAYMKQSLASSCKGTSIFSEYIRHHLKIYEYAKTVNIIFNPIFFVQFFSSIIVLCTSVYYLSQHITESGSATFIVYTIGMFVQIYIYCWSGNEAILKSTSVGDVIYQLDWHLLSVSEKKDLLMIMIRTTIPIKFTSSFLITLSHESYSNILKTSYSAFNLLQRS, from the exons aTGCAAATACTTTCgctgaattttttaatgtacacCGTCGGTGGCATATGGCGACCTATCAAATGGTGCTCAAGTGGGCTTAAGGTgctttataacatatttactattcttgtattattatcattatactTTTTGGTGTTAACTCAATTTCTGGATATCGTTCTAATTGTTGACAATATCGATGATTTCACTACTAATTCCCTAATGCTTTTGACTATTGTTGCTGTATGTTGTAAAGCGACTCTTGTCGTGGTACGGCGGAACGCAATCATCAATTTGGTGCGAATGTTGTTGAAAGATCCATACAAACTTCGAGATGCAGATGAAATGGCAATTCAACGAAAATTTGACACGTTTATCAG atcatattcaataaaatactCTCTGTTATGTACGACTTCACTCACGGGCGTAACAATTGGAtcagtattaaatattatccaGGGTTATTTACCCTACAGAGTATGGCTGCCATACGATTCTAATATAGCTACGATGTTCTGGATTACATCTATGCAacaaataatatctttaatttttgcgACTGTCATAAATGTTGGAACAGAAACATTAATTTCtggatttattttacaaacgtGTGCGCAgattgaaatttttcaaaatcgtctccataaattaatgattaatcaGACAACTGCATATATGAAACAATCACTTGCTTCATCATGTAAAGGAACATCTATATTTTCGGAGTACATACGTCATCATTTGAAAATTTACGA aTACGCTAAAACAGTAAACATCATTTTTAATCCGATATTCTTTGTTCAATTCTTTAGCAGTATAATAGTATTGTGTACAAGTGTATATTATTTGTCGCAACATATTACAGAGTCCGGAAGTGCGACTTTTATAGTATACACTATCGGtatgtttgttcaaatatacatatattgttgGTCAGGAAATGAAGCAATACTTAAG AGTACGAGCGTAGGAGATGTGATATATCAATTGGACTGGCATCTACTCTCAGTCAGcgaaaagaaagatttattgATGATTATGATACGTACCACAATTCCTATAAAATTTACCAGCAGTTTCTTGATAACTTTATCTCATGAATCCTATAGTAAC ATCCTAAAAACTTCATATTCAGCATTTAACTTATTACAACGGTCCTGA
- the LOC105275245 gene encoding odorant receptor 13a isoform X3 has translation MQILSLNFLMYTVGGIWRPIKWCSSGLKVLYNIFTILVLLSLYFLVLTQFLDIVLIVDNIDDFTTNSLMLLTIVAVCCKATLVVVRRNAIINLVRMLLKDPYKLRDADEMAIQRKFDTFIRSYSIKYSLLCTTSLTGVTIGSVLNIIQGYLPYRVWLPYDSNIATMFWITSMQQIISLIFATVINVGTETLISGFILQTCAQIEIFQNRLHKLMINQTTAYMKQSLASSCKGTSIFSEYIRHHLKIYDIIVLCTSVYYLSQHITESGSATFIVYTIGMFVQIYIYCWSGNEAILKSTSVGDVIYQLDWHLLSVSEKKDLLMIMIRTTIPIKFTSSFLITLSHESYSNILKTSYSAFNLLQRS, from the exons aTGCAAATACTTTCgctgaattttttaatgtacacCGTCGGTGGCATATGGCGACCTATCAAATGGTGCTCAAGTGGGCTTAAGGTgctttataacatatttactattcttgtattattatcattatactTTTTGGTGTTAACTCAATTTCTGGATATCGTTCTAATTGTTGACAATATCGATGATTTCACTACTAATTCCCTAATGCTTTTGACTATTGTTGCTGTATGTTGTAAAGCGACTCTTGTCGTGGTACGGCGGAACGCAATCATCAATTTGGTGCGAATGTTGTTGAAAGATCCATACAAACTTCGAGATGCAGATGAAATGGCAATTCAACGAAAATTTGACACGTTTATCAG atcatattcaataaaatactCTCTGTTATGTACGACTTCACTCACGGGCGTAACAATTGGAtcagtattaaatattatccaGGGTTATTTACCCTACAGAGTATGGCTGCCATACGATTCTAATATAGCTACGATGTTCTGGATTACATCTATGCAacaaataatatctttaatttttgcgACTGTCATAAATGTTGGAACAGAAACATTAATTTCtggatttattttacaaacgtGTGCGCAgattgaaatttttcaaaatcgtctccataaattaatgattaatcaGACAACTGCATATATGAAACAATCACTTGCTTCATCATGTAAAGGAACATCTATATTTTCGGAGTACATACGTCATCATTTGAAAATTTACGA TATAATAGTATTGTGTACAAGTGTATATTATTTGTCGCAACATATTACAGAGTCCGGAAGTGCGACTTTTATAGTATACACTATCGGtatgtttgttcaaatatacatatattgttgGTCAGGAAATGAAGCAATACTTAAG AGTACGAGCGTAGGAGATGTGATATATCAATTGGACTGGCATCTACTCTCAGTCAGcgaaaagaaagatttattgATGATTATGATACGTACCACAATTCCTATAAAATTTACCAGCAGTTTCTTGATAACTTTATCTCATGAATCCTATAGTAAC ATCCTAAAAACTTCATATTCAGCATTTAACTTATTACAACGGTCCTGA